The following are from one region of the Azospirillum sp. TSH100 genome:
- a CDS encoding DMT family transporter translates to MHKRVDNTPRGIASMLMSVLFFSLMNVLAKLLMDRFPVTEVMFFRSLFALIPVCLSIHLGTGFATTLRTRYPWGHMGRSLIGLTTMVAMFWSFHLLPLGDAIALNFAAPLFLTALSVPLLGEKVGIHRWSAVLVGFAGVLIIVRPSGDVLNLGAIIALCGALTNALAMIAIRQLSRTERPDTIVFYFTLLTTVLLGLSLPFSWVTPDPVDWLLLLVTGLFGGCGQLMLTRAYSLAPAAVVAPLNYTSLLLAVIFGWFMWGEVPTVAMAAGAAVVMASGLYILHRETRRRVTVTKPLPAGDGD, encoded by the coding sequence ATGCACAAGCGCGTCGACAACACCCCACGCGGCATCGCCTCGATGCTGATGTCGGTGCTGTTCTTCTCGCTGATGAATGTCCTGGCGAAGCTCCTGATGGATCGCTTCCCGGTGACCGAGGTGATGTTCTTCCGCAGCCTGTTCGCGCTGATCCCGGTCTGCCTGTCGATCCATCTCGGCACCGGCTTCGCCACCACGCTCCGCACCCGCTATCCCTGGGGCCATATGGGGCGGTCGCTGATCGGTCTGACCACCATGGTCGCCATGTTCTGGTCCTTCCACCTGCTGCCGCTGGGCGACGCGATCGCGCTGAACTTTGCCGCCCCGCTGTTCCTGACGGCCCTGTCGGTACCGCTGCTGGGCGAGAAGGTCGGCATCCACCGCTGGAGCGCCGTTCTGGTCGGCTTCGCCGGCGTGCTGATCATCGTGCGGCCGAGCGGCGACGTGCTGAACCTGGGCGCCATCATCGCGCTGTGCGGCGCGCTGACCAACGCGCTGGCGATGATCGCCATCCGCCAGCTCAGCCGGACGGAGCGGCCCGACACCATCGTCTTCTACTTCACCCTGCTGACCACCGTCCTGCTGGGGCTGTCGCTGCCCTTCTCCTGGGTTACACCGGACCCGGTGGACTGGCTTCTGCTGCTGGTGACCGGGCTGTTCGGCGGCTGCGGCCAACTGATGCTGACCCGTGCCTATTCGCTGGCTCCGGCGGCGGTGGTGGCGCCGCTGAACTACACCTCGCTGCTGCTGGCGGTGATCTTCGGCTGGTTCATGTGGGGAGAGGTGCCGACCGTGGCCATGGCCGCCGGCGCTGCCGTGGTGATGGCGAGCGGCCTCTATATCCTGCACCGCGAAACCCGGCGCCGCGTCACCGTGACCAAGCCGCTGCCGGCCGGCGACGGCGACTGA
- a CDS encoding DUF2934 domain-containing protein, with protein sequence MATKRKTASSAAPATAPAAAANAPVFEAPVESWADIILRTNFASVEQDSIVLLQAASALLESDSPDKVSITLDQNLKLWIAIKTVLLNDDCPVEPEVKANLRNLAQYVVSTTMLATQGAIETSKLVSLARLNMNIAEGLLSGHRNRMIQERAYEIWQEEGCPEGREQEHWLRAEAEVSGLFKV encoded by the coding sequence ATGGCCACCAAGCGCAAGACCGCCTCCTCCGCCGCTCCCGCCACCGCTCCCGCCGCTGCCGCGAATGCGCCGGTGTTCGAGGCTCCGGTGGAAAGCTGGGCAGACATCATCCTGCGCACCAACTTCGCGTCGGTGGAGCAGGACAGCATCGTCCTGCTGCAGGCGGCCAGCGCCCTTCTGGAGTCGGATTCGCCGGACAAGGTGTCCATCACCCTGGACCAGAATCTGAAGCTGTGGATCGCCATCAAGACGGTCCTGCTGAACGACGACTGTCCGGTGGAGCCGGAGGTGAAGGCCAACCTGCGCAATCTGGCGCAGTATGTCGTCTCCACCACCATGCTGGCGACCCAGGGCGCCATCGAGACGAGCAAGCTGGTTTCGCTCGCCCGCCTGAACATGAACATCGCCGAGGGTCTGCTGAGCGGCCACCGCAATCGCATGATCCAGGAGCGCGCCTATGAAATCTGGCAGGAGGAAGGCTGCCCCGAAGGCCGCGAGCAGGAGCACTGGCTGCGGGCCGAGGCCGAAGTCTCCGGCCTCTTCAAGGTCTAA
- a CDS encoding AAA family ATPase → MLCYSNGMTAHPAEPCAGSGSQGEVIAFLGDPRTHGGQAVERLDTHAALVFLAGDRALKLKRAVRYPYLDFSTVEKRHASCMAELAINRRTAPTLYRGVAAIRRGADGLLRLDEEGGEDGDAVDWVVSMARFPDESLFDRMAERQALTPALMRRLAERIAAFHREAAPRLEGGGAEAMRVVADGNVAELRAAPDLFPAAAVERLAERTGAALDLLAPLLEERRRAGFVRHGHGDLHLRNIVLLDGEPTLFDAIEFDEALAVADVFYDLAFLLMDLEHRGLRPLANAVLNRYLEETGDCSGLAALPLFLSLRAAVRAKVSAAALRLGGKANGLAEEARCYLNHAIAALDPVPGRLVAVGGLSGSGKTRLAQRIAPELGPAPGAVVLRSDVLRKRLCGVADTDRLPDEGYDPAVTERVYAELYRRAAAVLAAGHAVVVDAVSARPDERRRIETIAAEAAVRFDGIWMEAPLADRVARVTNRRNDASDATAEVAERQESYDLGTIGWTRLDSGRVASDVLDDARATLA, encoded by the coding sequence ATGCTCTGTTATTCTAACGGCATGACCGCGCATCCCGCCGAACCCTGTGCTGGCTCCGGATCGCAAGGGGAGGTGATCGCCTTCCTCGGCGATCCGCGTACCCATGGCGGACAGGCGGTGGAGCGACTCGACACCCACGCGGCGCTGGTGTTCCTGGCCGGTGACCGGGCCCTGAAGCTGAAGCGTGCGGTGCGCTATCCCTATCTGGACTTTTCGACGGTGGAGAAGCGCCACGCCTCCTGCATGGCGGAGCTGGCGATCAACCGCCGCACCGCGCCGACGCTCTACCGCGGCGTGGCTGCCATCCGTCGTGGGGCCGACGGCCTGCTGCGGCTGGATGAGGAAGGCGGGGAAGACGGGGACGCGGTCGACTGGGTGGTGTCGATGGCGCGTTTCCCCGACGAGTCGCTGTTCGACCGCATGGCGGAGCGGCAGGCGCTGACTCCTGCCCTGATGCGCCGGCTTGCCGAGCGGATCGCCGCTTTCCATCGCGAGGCCGCTCCCCGCCTGGAGGGGGGAGGGGCGGAGGCAATGCGGGTGGTTGCCGACGGCAATGTCGCCGAGTTGCGCGCCGCGCCGGACCTGTTCCCTGCCGCCGCGGTGGAGCGGCTGGCGGAGCGCACGGGTGCCGCGCTCGACCTGCTGGCGCCGTTGCTGGAGGAACGGCGGCGGGCTGGCTTCGTCCGCCATGGCCATGGCGACCTGCATCTGCGCAACATCGTTCTGCTGGATGGCGAGCCGACCCTGTTCGACGCCATCGAGTTCGACGAAGCGCTGGCGGTGGCCGATGTCTTCTATGACCTCGCCTTCCTGCTGATGGATCTGGAGCATCGCGGGTTGCGGCCGTTGGCCAACGCGGTGCTGAATCGTTACCTGGAGGAGACCGGCGATTGCAGCGGACTGGCGGCGCTGCCGCTGTTCCTGTCGCTGCGCGCGGCGGTGCGGGCCAAGGTGTCGGCGGCGGCGCTGCGGCTGGGCGGCAAGGCCAATGGGCTGGCCGAGGAGGCGCGGTGCTACCTCAACCACGCGATCGCGGCATTGGACCCGGTGCCGGGGCGCTTGGTCGCGGTCGGCGGGCTGTCCGGCAGCGGCAAGACGCGGCTTGCCCAGCGGATCGCGCCGGAGCTTGGCCCGGCGCCCGGTGCGGTGGTTCTGCGCAGCGACGTTCTGCGCAAACGTCTGTGCGGAGTCGCCGACACCGACCGGCTGCCGGATGAAGGTTATGACCCGGCGGTGACGGAGCGGGTCTATGCCGAGCTTTACCGGCGGGCGGCCGCCGTGCTCGCCGCCGGTCATGCCGTGGTGGTCGATGCGGTCAGCGCCCGGCCGGACGAGCGCCGCCGGATCGAGACCATCGCGGCGGAGGCCGCCGTGCGGTTCGACGGCATCTGGATGGAGGCGCCCTTGGCGGATCGGGTGGCGCGTGTGACCAATCGTCGCAACGATGCCTCCGACGCCACCGCCGAGGTGGCGGAACGGCAGGAATCCTACGATCTGGGGACTATCGGTTGGACGCGCCTGGATTCTGGCAGGGTTGCGTCGGATGTGCTGGACGACGCCCGTGCAACCTTGGCCTAA
- a CDS encoding universal stress protein: MTYKTILVPLCGSDNDPVALKGAVAVARDFDAHLVGLFVRLDPRDAVPMLGEGMSGAMVDEIMRAAETESNNHRAAARRHFDAAVAEAGFEIRDVPGGVEAPSASWREVIGRIEDVVPAEGRLSDLIVCAHTSIEADTQGYTTMETALLGSARPVLLVPKNLPAEIGHTVAVAWNGKTEATRAVAAALPFLRSADRTHVLTAETSVTEGATGRRIAQYLAWQGVNPELTILHPGSEPVGETVTKKAVELGADLLVMGGYGHSRMREMILGGVTRYVLNHAGLPVLMAH, from the coding sequence ATGACCTACAAGACCATCCTTGTGCCGCTGTGCGGCAGTGACAATGATCCGGTGGCCCTGAAGGGCGCGGTGGCGGTGGCGCGGGACTTCGACGCCCACCTCGTCGGCCTGTTCGTCCGCCTTGACCCGCGCGATGCCGTCCCGATGCTGGGCGAAGGCATGTCGGGCGCCATGGTGGACGAGATCATGCGTGCGGCGGAGACCGAGTCGAACAACCATCGCGCCGCCGCCCGCCGCCATTTCGACGCCGCGGTCGCCGAGGCCGGGTTCGAGATCCGGGACGTCCCCGGCGGGGTCGAGGCGCCGTCCGCCTCCTGGCGCGAGGTGATCGGCCGGATCGAGGACGTGGTGCCGGCGGAGGGCCGCCTGTCCGACCTGATCGTCTGCGCGCACACCTCGATCGAGGCCGATACGCAGGGCTACACCACCATGGAAACGGCGCTGCTGGGCTCGGCCCGGCCGGTGCTGCTGGTGCCGAAGAATTTGCCGGCCGAGATCGGCCACACCGTCGCCGTCGCCTGGAACGGCAAGACGGAGGCCACCCGTGCCGTCGCCGCGGCGCTGCCCTTCCTGCGCAGTGCCGACCGCACCCATGTCCTGACCGCCGAAACGTCGGTGACGGAAGGCGCGACAGGACGCCGCATCGCCCAATATCTCGCTTGGCAGGGGGTTAACCCTGAGTTAACTATATTGCATCCGGGATCGGAACCCGTTGGGGAGACGGTCACCAAGAAAGCCGTGGAGCTGGGCGCCGACCTGCTTGTCATGGGCGGCTATGGCCACAGCCGGATGCGGGAAATGATCCTGGGCGGTGTCACGCGCTACGTGCTGAACCACGCCGGGCTGCCGGTTCTGATGGCTCACTGA
- a CDS encoding hemerythrin domain-containing protein — protein sequence MASKTTGTKADIFARIKTDHDTIRGLLDKTEKANGSGRAVFEELQRELWAHSKVEEGVFYASLKKAKEAKSETVEGLNEHHLINGLLDELNAMKTTDSGWKEKLQVLGELVRHHLDEEEEELFEEAREVLDDDRAAELGSAYGERKTHIMAGLAPL from the coding sequence ATGGCCAGCAAGACCACCGGCACCAAGGCCGACATCTTCGCCCGCATCAAGACCGACCACGACACCATCCGCGGCCTTCTCGACAAGACCGAGAAGGCCAACGGCAGCGGCCGCGCCGTGTTCGAGGAGTTGCAGCGCGAGCTGTGGGCCCATTCGAAGGTGGAGGAGGGCGTCTTCTACGCCTCGCTGAAGAAGGCGAAGGAAGCGAAGTCGGAAACCGTCGAGGGGCTGAACGAGCACCACCTCATCAATGGCCTGCTGGACGAGCTGAACGCGATGAAGACCACCGACAGCGGCTGGAAGGAAAAGCTCCAGGTGCTGGGCGAACTGGTCCGCCACCACCTCGACGAAGAGGAGGAGGAGCTGTTCGAGGAGGCCAGGGAGGTTCTGGACGACGACCGCGCCGCCGAACTGGGCAGCGCCTATGGTGAGCGCAAGACCCACATCATGGCGGGGTTGGCGCCGCTGTAA
- a CDS encoding methyl-accepting chemotaxis protein — MLADWHIQTKTATAAAVVGLFSVITAAAGFYALDRTEKAVNDLVRTQKEQLDAFDMRIDIIALSRMEYELGNDPAQAGSFAGQADKRIAEMKDRLTALGKRSDSDQMAKIDAIRSGFGGYEKNVRAMLDTAKAAAVKGGDEGRRLVLDGLKASRTGQMALTDAVKVYNTDVSKRTDAAVTDAMELAQTMKVTLAVAAALALAVGLLISILISRAGLVLPLRALIEEVRRMAGGALDKSVEGIGRKDEIGELARSVEGFRQDLVKGREVQAEVDRQREQALAIANRREGLLRAFDSAISGILRGVAAAATELESTARSMSGIAQKSMHQATSSAAASEQTSSNVQAVAAATEEMNASIAEIARQVNQSTDVAGAAMREAEQTNAVVGDLAQTAQRIGEVVQLINDIASQTNLLALNATIEAARAGEAGKGFAVVASEVKSLASQTARATEEISAQIQAMQTVTDTAVTAIRGIGITIARMNEIATAISSAITQQNATTEEISRAIQQASHATASVSASLSELTEVAAQTGDAGNQVLSAARDLSQQSEAMHQEVEGFLSQIRAG; from the coding sequence ATGCTGGCCGACTGGCACATTCAAACCAAGACGGCCACTGCCGCCGCCGTCGTCGGGCTCTTTTCCGTCATTACGGCCGCAGCCGGCTTCTACGCGCTCGACCGCACCGAAAAGGCTGTCAACGATCTGGTCCGCACCCAGAAGGAACAGCTCGACGCCTTCGACATGCGCATCGACATCATCGCGCTCAGTCGGATGGAATATGAGCTGGGCAACGATCCCGCCCAGGCCGGCAGCTTCGCCGGACAGGCGGACAAACGCATCGCCGAGATGAAGGACCGCCTGACCGCGTTGGGCAAACGCTCCGACTCCGACCAGATGGCGAAGATTGATGCCATTCGGTCGGGCTTCGGCGGGTACGAAAAGAATGTCCGGGCCATGCTCGACACCGCCAAGGCAGCGGCGGTCAAGGGCGGCGACGAGGGGCGCAGGCTGGTGCTGGATGGGCTGAAGGCCAGCCGCACCGGCCAGATGGCATTGACCGACGCGGTGAAGGTCTACAACACCGACGTGTCGAAGCGCACCGACGCCGCGGTCACGGACGCGATGGAACTGGCGCAGACGATGAAGGTCACCCTGGCGGTGGCCGCGGCGCTGGCGCTCGCCGTCGGTCTGCTGATCTCCATCCTGATCTCCCGCGCCGGGCTGGTACTGCCGCTCCGCGCCCTGATCGAGGAGGTGCGGCGGATGGCGGGCGGCGCGCTCGACAAGAGTGTGGAGGGCATCGGCCGCAAGGACGAGATCGGCGAACTGGCCCGCTCGGTCGAGGGGTTCCGCCAGGATCTGGTCAAGGGCCGCGAGGTCCAGGCGGAAGTCGACCGCCAGCGTGAGCAGGCACTTGCCATCGCCAACCGGCGCGAGGGTCTGCTCCGCGCTTTCGACAGCGCCATTTCCGGCATCCTGCGCGGGGTGGCGGCCGCCGCGACCGAACTGGAAAGCACCGCCCGCAGCATGAGCGGCATCGCCCAGAAATCCATGCATCAGGCCACCAGTTCCGCCGCCGCGTCGGAACAGACCTCCTCCAACGTCCAGGCGGTCGCCGCCGCGACGGAGGAGATGAACGCCTCCATCGCCGAGATCGCCCGTCAGGTGAACCAGAGCACCGACGTGGCGGGTGCGGCGATGCGCGAGGCCGAACAGACCAACGCCGTCGTCGGCGACCTCGCCCAGACCGCCCAGCGCATCGGCGAAGTGGTGCAGTTGATCAACGACATCGCCAGCCAGACCAACCTGCTGGCACTGAATGCCACCATCGAGGCGGCGCGGGCAGGTGAAGCCGGCAAGGGGTTCGCCGTGGTGGCGAGCGAGGTGAAAAGCCTCGCCAGCCAGACCGCCCGCGCAACCGAGGAGATCTCCGCCCAAATCCAGGCGATGCAGACGGTGACCGACACGGCGGTGACGGCGATCCGCGGCATCGGCATCACCATCGCCCGCATGAACGAGATCGCCACCGCCATCTCCAGCGCGATCACCCAGCAGAACGCGACAACGGAGGAGATCAGCCGCGCCATCCAGCAGGCGTCCCACGCCACCGCCAGCGTGTCGGCCAGCCTGTCCGAACTGACGGAGGTCGCGGCACAGACCGGGGATGCCGGCAATCAGGTGCTGTCGGCCGCCCGCGACCTGTCCCAGCAGTCCGAAGCGATGCACCAGGAGGTGGAAGGCTTCCTGTCGCAGATCCGCGCGGGCTGA